One genomic segment of Paenibacillus xylanexedens includes these proteins:
- a CDS encoding Imm63 family immunity protein, producing MSNMLSKQQLADILLQLLERTSFPREQMQNYVNRLFETFKWDGVPYVETGEDTYIVRIYERGHVSLEKQVKQPDEVIYWLLEDIIFTATHVGLLERHGVDNKETHLNYTNEVMKDLNRGVLEAFQQIGNPYLHWHQTGKRQELESMHKEK from the coding sequence ATGTCCAACATGTTAAGCAAACAACAATTGGCAGACATCCTTTTACAGCTTTTAGAGCGTACATCTTTTCCCAGGGAACAGATGCAGAACTATGTTAACCGCTTGTTTGAGACCTTTAAATGGGATGGGGTGCCTTATGTAGAGACTGGAGAAGATACGTATATCGTACGAATATACGAACGTGGTCACGTCTCATTGGAGAAACAGGTGAAACAGCCGGATGAAGTCATCTATTGGTTGCTGGAAGATATTATTTTCACCGCGACGCATGTAGGGTTGTTGGAAAGACATGGCGTGGATAATAAAGAGACGCATTTGAACTATACAAATGAAGTGATGAAGGACCTGAACAGGGGTGTCCTGGAAGCCTTCCAGCAGATCGGTAATCCTTATTTACATTGGCATCAGACGGGTAAACGTCAGGAGTTAGAGAGCATGCATAAAGAAAAGTGA
- a CDS encoding ABC transporter substrate-binding protein, giving the protein MKYTPWFVRGIVILLIIIVALTSCNKEENEAKITIGEVTRSVFYAPEYVAVAQGFFEEQGLEVDIQTTAGGDKTMAALLAGSVDIALVGAETSIYVYQQGAEDPVINFAQLTQTDGTFLFARNTEGSFDWEQLRDSTFLGQRKGGMPQMAGEFALNKHGIDPQSDLELIQNVDFANIASAFASGTGDYVQLFEPQASIFEQEGRGKVVASFGTEGGLLPYTVFMTKQSYLNDNKDIVQKFTNGLHKAQAWVDSHTAEEIAEVISPFFKDIDPAILVSSVNRYKEQGSYATDPIIDAEEWNNLLDVMSAAGELKERVDLNAIVDNAYAEEVTKSK; this is encoded by the coding sequence ATGAAATACACGCCATGGTTCGTCCGGGGCATCGTTATTCTGCTGATTATCATTGTGGCGCTCACCAGCTGTAATAAGGAAGAGAATGAAGCCAAGATTACGATTGGCGAAGTGACTCGTTCGGTATTTTACGCACCGGAGTATGTGGCTGTGGCTCAAGGTTTTTTTGAAGAGCAGGGACTTGAGGTGGATATTCAAACGACTGCTGGTGGTGACAAAACGATGGCGGCATTACTCGCAGGTTCGGTGGATATCGCACTGGTAGGGGCGGAGACGTCCATATATGTCTATCAGCAGGGAGCGGAAGATCCGGTTATTAACTTTGCCCAGCTCACCCAGACGGATGGAACATTTCTGTTCGCTCGTAACACAGAAGGTAGCTTCGATTGGGAGCAACTGAGGGATTCCACATTTCTCGGTCAACGCAAAGGCGGCATGCCGCAAATGGCAGGGGAGTTCGCACTGAACAAACATGGCATTGATCCGCAAAGTGATCTGGAGCTGATTCAAAATGTGGACTTTGCCAACATTGCGTCTGCTTTCGCTTCAGGCACGGGAGATTATGTTCAACTGTTTGAACCCCAGGCATCCATCTTTGAACAAGAAGGTCGGGGTAAGGTTGTTGCATCGTTTGGCACAGAAGGTGGTCTTCTGCCTTACACCGTCTTCATGACGAAACAGAGTTATCTTAACGACAATAAGGATATCGTACAGAAGTTTACGAATGGTCTACACAAAGCGCAGGCATGGGTGGATTCCCATACGGCTGAAGAGATTGCTGAAGTCATTTCTCCTTTTTTTAAAGACATTGATCCAGCCATTCTAGTCAGCAGTGTTAATCGTTATAAGGAACAGGGCAGCTATGCAACGGACCCAATCATCGATGCAGAAGAGTGGAACAATCTGCTTGATGTCATGAGTGCCGCCGGAGAGTTGAAAGAACGTGTGGATTTGAATGCCATTGTGGATAATGCCTATGCGGAAGAGGTTACGAAATCAAAGTAA
- a CDS encoding ABC transporter ATP-binding protein — MPESESVIRLEGISQVYVSEREASLVIEDLSLEIQKGEFVSLVGPSGCGKTTLLSIIAGLLTPTRGEVKVKGKLVGGPSAQIGYMLQQDYLFPWRTILDNALIGLELTGRHDERSRERVRELLVSMGLAGTENQYPSELSGGMRQRVALVRTLATDPGILLLDEPFSALDYQTKLQLEDLVSDTLKQFGKTSVLVTHDLSEAIAVSDRVIVLDRNPGRIRREFIIPDGIRKSQPFHAREQEGFNALFQALWSELDQSGGGEEDA; from the coding sequence ATGCCTGAATCCGAAAGTGTGATCCGACTGGAGGGGATCTCTCAAGTATACGTCAGCGAGAGGGAAGCTTCCTTGGTGATTGAGGACTTGAGTCTGGAGATCCAAAAAGGAGAGTTCGTCAGTCTGGTTGGACCGAGTGGATGCGGTAAAACGACATTGTTGTCGATCATCGCCGGGCTGCTCACACCCACCCGAGGAGAGGTTAAGGTTAAAGGCAAACTCGTTGGCGGCCCCTCAGCACAGATTGGTTATATGCTGCAACAGGACTATCTGTTTCCGTGGCGGACCATTCTGGATAATGCATTAATCGGTCTTGAACTGACAGGCAGACATGATGAACGGAGCCGTGAGCGTGTACGGGAACTGCTGGTAAGTATGGGGTTGGCCGGAACGGAGAATCAGTACCCTTCAGAGCTTTCAGGAGGAATGAGACAGCGAGTAGCCCTGGTGCGCACGCTGGCAACCGATCCGGGGATTTTATTGTTGGATGAACCATTCTCAGCACTTGATTATCAAACCAAGCTGCAATTGGAGGATCTGGTCTCGGACACGTTAAAACAGTTTGGCAAAACATCCGTTCTCGTCACCCATGATTTGTCTGAAGCCATTGCGGTCAGTGACCGCGTCATTGTACTGGATCGCAATCCGGGCCGCATCCGTCGTGAATTTATCATTCCCGATGGAATTCGTAAATCTCAGCCGTTTCATGCCAGAGAGCAAGAAGGATTTAATGCGTTGTTTCAGGCATTGTGGAGTGAACTGGATCAGTCCGGGGGAGGTGAGGAAGACGCGTGA
- a CDS encoding beta-class carbonic anhydrase: MNNIQEILTYNKSFVETKEYEKYTAGKFPTKKMVIITCMDTRLVELLPKAMNLKNGDVKIIKNAGAIISQPFGSVMRSVLVAIYELGADEVLVVGHTECGMASLHAETMIGHMVERGVSEEVMTTLENSGIRLQKWLRGFDSVEEGVKHTVEVIKKHPLLPPNVPVHGMVIDSATGELDLVAEGYGQQASL; the protein is encoded by the coding sequence ATGAACAACATTCAAGAGATTTTGACTTACAACAAATCATTTGTCGAGACTAAAGAATACGAAAAGTATACGGCTGGCAAGTTTCCAACCAAAAAGATGGTTATCATCACTTGTATGGATACACGTCTGGTGGAATTGCTGCCCAAGGCCATGAACCTGAAAAACGGTGATGTGAAAATCATCAAAAACGCAGGCGCAATTATCTCTCAGCCTTTCGGAAGCGTAATGCGTAGTGTACTTGTCGCCATCTATGAACTGGGTGCAGATGAAGTCCTGGTAGTGGGGCATACGGAATGTGGTATGGCTTCCCTTCACGCTGAGACCATGATTGGACATATGGTTGAGCGTGGCGTATCGGAAGAAGTCATGACTACTCTGGAGAACTCTGGCATCCGTTTGCAAAAATGGTTGCGCGGGTTTGACAGCGTCGAAGAAGGGGTAAAACATACTGTGGAAGTGATCAAGAAGCATCCTTTACTTCCTCCCAATGTACCCGTCCACGGCATGGTTATCGATTCTGCTACAGGTGAACTTGATCTTGTCGCTGAGGGGTATGGACAACAGGCATCTCTCTAA
- a CDS encoding aromatic acid exporter family protein has product MGFRVIKTAIAALMAVLIADWCRLPGPTSAGLLAILGVDVTRKRSIRTISARFFASVVGLLFASVLFHFLGFHYWVLAVYILIAFPAIVRVGFKEGIVTGSVVVFRVFGGGEMDVHVVLVQIALLLIGLGSAMAVNLAYMPAADPQMLRIRKRIDELFSKIFKEFAATLRNPNEAWAGRELIEADKAILGGIDAAKRSLENQVIHPNEEWSVYFYMRKTQLDSIQHMMHLVSQIYQKMPHAEMVSELFDQLSQDVLTESYTGRTEKLLADVQEEFKRMELPDTREEFEIRSAILQLCRELALYLKVAKKDKAPSPISDRSQSTNE; this is encoded by the coding sequence ATGGGTTTTAGGGTAATTAAAACTGCAATCGCCGCATTAATGGCTGTATTGATTGCAGACTGGTGTCGCTTGCCGGGACCAACATCAGCGGGATTGCTTGCCATTCTTGGTGTGGATGTAACGAGAAAACGAAGTATTCGCACCATATCGGCGCGGTTCTTTGCTTCCGTAGTTGGACTTTTGTTTGCAAGTGTACTTTTTCACTTTCTAGGCTTCCATTATTGGGTGCTGGCGGTATACATATTGATCGCATTCCCGGCTATTGTCCGGGTAGGATTCAAAGAAGGTATTGTTACAGGTTCTGTTGTGGTGTTTCGGGTGTTCGGCGGCGGGGAGATGGACGTGCATGTCGTCCTCGTGCAAATTGCTTTGCTGTTAATTGGTCTTGGTTCCGCAATGGCGGTTAACCTGGCCTATATGCCGGCAGCAGATCCACAGATGCTACGCATTCGCAAACGAATCGATGAACTCTTCTCGAAGATTTTCAAGGAATTTGCGGCCACGCTGCGTAATCCCAATGAAGCATGGGCGGGGAGAGAGCTGATTGAAGCAGATAAAGCGATCCTTGGCGGTATTGATGCTGCCAAGCGGTCTCTGGAGAATCAGGTGATTCATCCGAATGAGGAATGGAGTGTCTACTTCTATATGCGCAAAACGCAGCTGGACTCCATCCAGCACATGATGCATCTGGTGTCCCAGATCTATCAGAAGATGCCACATGCGGAAATGGTATCGGAGCTGTTCGATCAGCTTAGTCAGGATGTACTTACTGAATCCTACACCGGACGAACTGAAAAACTTCTTGCAGATGTGCAAGAAGAATTCAAACGTATGGAGCTGCCGGATACAAGGGAAGAATTCGAGATTCGTTCCGCAATTCTCCAGCTGTGCCGTGAACTCGCGCTGTATCTGAAAGTCGCGAAGAAGGACAAAGCACCGTCCCCAATCTCGGACCGGTCCCAATCTACAAACGAATAA
- a CDS encoding PadR family transcriptional regulator, translating into MNILSYGLLGLLTREESSGYDLMLKIQPHWQAKHSQIYPLLSKMENDELLASRWVQQSDKPDKKMYAVTEKGIEKLLEWMITPVTAPVTRDEFNLRILCVGIAEDGSMRRILNERKSWFMERIRYFEDLKSRIPQDNLRVGNRDFGSYILVQKGLMHAQTGLEWCHWVTQLLDGQAAIQDPSPSVSEI; encoded by the coding sequence ATGAACATACTTTCCTACGGATTACTCGGGCTGCTTACCCGCGAGGAGTCATCGGGCTATGATCTGATGCTGAAAATCCAGCCACATTGGCAGGCGAAACACAGCCAGATCTATCCACTCCTGTCCAAGATGGAAAACGATGAGTTATTGGCCTCCCGCTGGGTACAACAGTCTGACAAACCGGACAAGAAAATGTACGCAGTTACGGAAAAAGGCATTGAAAAGCTCTTGGAATGGATGATTACTCCTGTTACCGCACCGGTTACACGCGATGAATTTAATTTGCGTATTTTGTGTGTTGGCATAGCGGAAGACGGAAGCATGAGACGCATTCTTAACGAGCGTAAAAGCTGGTTTATGGAACGCATACGTTATTTCGAGGATCTGAAGTCACGTATACCTCAGGATAATCTTCGTGTAGGCAACCGAGATTTTGGAAGCTACATCCTGGTACAAAAAGGGTTAATGCACGCACAAACAGGCCTGGAATGGTGTCATTGGGTTACCCAATTGCTTGATGGCCAAGCTGCAATTCAAGACCCGAGTCCAAGCGTTTCAGAAATTTAA
- a CDS encoding putative amidoligase domain-containing protein, which yields MNVMEQAEEALRRYERMTSGERAERLKQAGIEVLSLHDRRKREPGLRVRYDVEISCLQAIRIKRKDTSGMGRAQETPLEREASSTLFKRIERLAIKTLYTLGLDHGAVRMESSGNGGCAVISIDPCPWKGVTNLATTYRESWKQHQELLDEEVSHRPIPILGMDPEFLLVQMPESKIVPASRFLERTGMAGCDSVTIGGRRIYPVAELRPAPSSEPRELLAHLMRAFAAASRSISDHSLIWQAGGMPQRGLPLGGHIHFSGVNLTGELLRALDNYLALPLAFLQDPRGSGRRPRYGALGDFRLKSYGGFEYRTLPSFLVSPLVAKGVVALAGLIASGYTQLRQRPLAKAEVHAAFYEGKREVIKEHIPALVDDLKRLDGYARYERYASPLILQLKLGRTWDESRDIRKLWNIRAGS from the coding sequence ATGAATGTGATGGAACAAGCGGAGGAAGCGCTGCGCCGATATGAAAGGATGACTTCTGGAGAACGTGCAGAACGGTTGAAACAGGCAGGCATTGAAGTATTGTCACTGCACGATCGGCGCAAACGTGAACCAGGCTTGCGTGTACGCTATGACGTAGAGATAAGTTGTCTGCAGGCGATTCGGATCAAACGCAAGGATACTAGTGGCATGGGAAGGGCACAGGAAACTCCGTTGGAGCGTGAAGCGAGTTCAACCTTATTCAAGCGCATAGAACGACTTGCGATCAAAACGCTGTATACGCTAGGACTGGATCATGGAGCTGTTCGAATGGAATCCTCAGGGAACGGCGGTTGTGCAGTGATTTCGATTGATCCATGTCCCTGGAAAGGGGTGACCAACCTTGCTACTACCTATAGGGAAAGCTGGAAGCAGCATCAGGAACTGCTGGATGAGGAAGTAAGTCACAGACCCATTCCAATACTCGGCATGGACCCGGAGTTTCTTCTGGTGCAGATGCCGGAATCCAAAATCGTACCCGCCTCCAGATTTCTTGAACGTACAGGAATGGCAGGCTGTGATTCCGTGACGATTGGTGGACGGCGCATATATCCGGTTGCCGAACTGCGGCCGGCTCCCAGCTCCGAACCACGAGAACTGCTGGCTCATCTGATGAGGGCATTCGCAGCCGCTTCCCGCAGCATTAGTGATCACTCACTCATCTGGCAGGCAGGCGGGATGCCACAGCGTGGGTTACCTCTAGGCGGTCATATTCATTTTAGCGGGGTGAATCTTACCGGGGAACTGCTTCGTGCACTGGACAATTATCTGGCATTGCCACTGGCATTTCTGCAAGACCCACGAGGATCGGGAAGACGACCCCGTTATGGAGCACTTGGTGATTTTCGCCTGAAATCCTATGGTGGATTTGAGTATCGTACGTTACCCAGCTTTCTTGTATCGCCCCTTGTTGCGAAAGGTGTTGTGGCCTTGGCAGGTCTGATCGCGAGCGGGTATACTCAATTACGGCAGCGTCCGTTAGCGAAAGCTGAGGTTCATGCCGCTTTTTATGAGGGAAAGCGCGAAGTGATTAAGGAACACATCCCAGCACTCGTAGATGATCTGAAGAGGTTGGATGGATATGCACGTTATGAACGATATGCGTCTCCTTTAATCCTTCAATTAAAACTGGGAAGAACTTGGGATGAGAGCCGCGATATTCGCAAACTCTGGAATATTCGGGCAGGTTCATGA
- a CDS encoding DMP19 family protein, protein MSEQDINDVWYDYAVLFVEKKNESEQGWASLTSNEQDIVALWLLEADIFNGGFIQFFCNWGEEVYRYALRASHIIGATQVVEIITSAYGCIEHLKEDERLTELWDIPKLLTKEQEQQLDALDQKFWNNEDQIAEKAYGYYHGKLNMMII, encoded by the coding sequence GTGAGTGAGCAAGATATTAATGACGTATGGTATGACTATGCTGTGTTATTTGTCGAAAAAAAGAATGAATCTGAACAGGGCTGGGCTTCGTTGACTTCGAACGAGCAGGACATTGTTGCTTTATGGTTGTTAGAGGCGGATATCTTTAATGGCGGTTTTATACAGTTTTTCTGTAACTGGGGGGAAGAGGTGTACCGTTACGCGTTGCGGGCATCACATATCATTGGTGCGACTCAAGTCGTGGAGATTATAACGTCAGCATACGGCTGCATTGAGCATCTGAAAGAGGATGAAAGGCTTACTGAACTGTGGGATATTCCTAAATTACTGACAAAGGAACAAGAGCAACAGTTAGATGCGCTGGATCAGAAGTTTTGGAACAATGAGGATCAGATCGCGGAGAAAGCCTATGGTTATTATCACGGAAAATTGAACATGATGATCATATAA
- the tyrS gene encoding tyrosine--tRNA ligase, with protein sequence MNIIDELQWRDAINQQTDAEGLRELTETKSISLYCGVDPTGDSMHIGHLIPFMMLKRFQLAGHRPVILIGGATGTIGDPSGRQAERSLQTMEQVQENVDALTAQMKKLFVTDGDNQVRMVNNYDWTHKINVIEFLRDYGKNFNLNTMLAKDVVASRLEGGISFTEFSYQILQSLDYLHLFQNEDVQLQIGGSDQWGNITSGLDLIRKKEGSEAKAYGLTIPLMLKSDGTKFGKTAGGAIWLDPNKTTPFEFYQFWANTDDRDVIKYLKYFTFLSKEEIEALAEKVETEPHRREAQKALAEEMTKFVHGEEMLEQAKRITAALFSGDIRSLTADEIEQGFKEMPTFETDGEAKNIVDWLVDLGLEPSKRQAREDVTKGAISMNGEKITELEFTVSAEHAIGGKFIIIRKGKKNYSLVKLQS encoded by the coding sequence ATGAATATTATTGATGAACTACAGTGGCGTGACGCCATTAACCAGCAGACGGATGCAGAGGGACTGCGTGAGTTGACTGAAACCAAATCAATCTCACTGTACTGCGGCGTTGACCCTACGGGGGATAGCATGCATATCGGACATCTCATTCCATTCATGATGCTGAAACGTTTTCAACTGGCAGGACACCGTCCAGTCATTCTGATTGGTGGAGCTACAGGAACGATTGGTGACCCAAGTGGTCGGCAGGCAGAACGTTCTTTGCAAACGATGGAGCAAGTGCAGGAGAATGTGGATGCACTGACAGCGCAGATGAAGAAATTGTTCGTAACAGACGGTGATAATCAGGTTCGCATGGTGAACAACTACGATTGGACACACAAAATCAATGTCATTGAATTCTTGCGTGACTACGGCAAAAACTTTAACCTCAACACAATGTTGGCTAAGGATGTCGTTGCGAGCAGACTGGAAGGCGGAATCTCATTCACCGAGTTTTCCTACCAGATCCTTCAATCACTCGACTACCTGCACCTGTTCCAGAACGAAGATGTACAGCTTCAAATCGGCGGTTCGGATCAATGGGGGAATATCACGAGTGGTCTTGATCTGATTCGTAAAAAAGAAGGATCAGAAGCGAAGGCGTACGGTCTGACCATTCCGCTCATGCTCAAATCCGACGGAACCAAATTCGGTAAAACAGCTGGCGGCGCAATCTGGCTTGACCCGAACAAAACGACACCATTTGAGTTCTACCAGTTCTGGGCGAATACAGATGACCGTGATGTGATCAAATACTTGAAATACTTTACCTTCCTGAGCAAAGAAGAAATTGAAGCTTTGGCTGAAAAGGTAGAGACAGAGCCGCACAGACGTGAAGCACAGAAAGCACTCGCGGAAGAAATGACAAAATTCGTTCACGGCGAAGAAATGCTAGAACAGGCTAAACGTATTACAGCGGCGCTGTTCAGTGGTGATATCCGTTCCCTGACAGCAGATGAAATCGAGCAGGGTTTCAAGGAAATGCCAACATTCGAAACGGACGGCGAAGCGAAAAATATCGTCGACTGGCTCGTAGATCTGGGGTTGGAGCCATCCAAACGCCAGGCCCGTGAGGATGTCACTAAAGGCGCTATCTCCATGAACGGTGAGAAAATCACGGAGCTTGAATTCACAGTGTCGGCAGAGCATGCCATTGGCGGTAAATTCATCATTATCCGTAAAGGTAAGAAGAACTACAGCCTGGTTAAACTACAATCGTAG
- a CDS encoding carboxypeptidase M32: MDKQTQEHLESFRNLARKIKSYHEAIGLLHWDLRTGAPKKGVPTRSETLGMLSTEAFKLQTSADMKTYLDALTTPAVLEQLEDIDRRLVEDCKKEYDRSQSVPPEKVQAYTVLTAKSETAWEDAKHNSDFAGFSPYLTDIVKLKQEFIDYWGVKDTRYDTLLDMYEPDLTVEKVDAVFARLKARLVPLQEKINASENKPNTEFLNQLFDTKQQEKFSLFILEQMGYDFEAGRLDESVHPFATGLNPGDVRITTHYLQDDVASAVFSSLHEGGHALYEQNIDDSLAGTLLAEGTSMGIHESQSRLWENMIGRSLPFWTRYYKDLQQHFPQLSEVELEDFYRAINWVESSLIRIEADELTYNLHIIIRYEIEKMLFNDGLEVKDLPETWNAKYKEYLGIMPTNDGDGVLQDVHWSGGDFGYFASYSLGNMYAAQILHTLRKEMPEFDTLIAEGNLIPIKEWLTDKIYRYGRSRTPSELIVAITGEELNPDYLADYLEAKYAEIYKL; this comes from the coding sequence ATGGATAAACAAACACAGGAACATTTGGAATCCTTCCGTAATCTGGCTCGTAAAATTAAGAGCTATCATGAAGCCATTGGTTTGCTTCACTGGGATCTGCGCACAGGTGCGCCGAAAAAAGGCGTTCCGACTCGTTCGGAGACGCTGGGTATGTTGTCCACCGAAGCATTCAAGCTGCAAACCTCGGCTGACATGAAGACTTACCTGGATGCATTAACGACTCCAGCAGTATTGGAACAGCTCGAAGATATAGATCGTCGTCTGGTTGAAGATTGCAAGAAAGAATATGATCGCAGTCAATCCGTACCACCTGAGAAAGTACAAGCTTATACCGTGCTAACAGCCAAGTCGGAAACGGCATGGGAAGATGCCAAGCATAACAGTGATTTTGCAGGATTCTCACCTTATCTCACAGATATCGTTAAGCTCAAACAGGAGTTTATTGATTATTGGGGTGTGAAGGATACACGTTATGATACGCTGCTTGATATGTATGAACCGGATCTGACGGTTGAGAAAGTGGACGCTGTGTTCGCCCGCCTCAAAGCACGTTTGGTGCCTTTGCAAGAGAAGATTAATGCTTCAGAAAACAAGCCAAATACAGAGTTCCTGAATCAGTTGTTTGACACCAAACAGCAGGAAAAATTCAGTCTGTTCATCCTGGAACAAATGGGCTATGACTTTGAAGCTGGACGATTGGACGAGAGTGTTCATCCTTTTGCAACGGGTCTTAACCCGGGTGATGTGCGGATCACAACACATTATCTGCAAGATGATGTAGCAAGCGCAGTCTTCAGTTCACTGCATGAGGGCGGACATGCCCTGTACGAGCAAAATATTGATGACAGTCTGGCGGGTACCCTTCTTGCCGAAGGAACGTCCATGGGGATTCATGAGTCCCAGTCCCGTCTTTGGGAAAACATGATTGGTCGCAGCCTGCCATTCTGGACACGCTATTACAAAGATTTGCAACAGCATTTCCCGCAACTGAGCGAGGTTGAACTGGAAGATTTTTATCGTGCAATCAACTGGGTAGAGAGTTCACTCATTCGGATTGAAGCGGATGAACTGACCTATAACCTGCATATTATTATCCGATATGAGATCGAGAAAATGTTATTCAACGATGGTCTGGAAGTGAAAGACCTGCCAGAGACCTGGAATGCAAAATACAAGGAATACCTAGGTATTATGCCAACGAATGATGGAGACGGTGTTCTTCAGGATGTTCACTGGTCTGGTGGTGACTTTGGTTACTTTGCTTCGTATTCTCTGGGTAATATGTATGCAGCTCAAATTCTACATACATTGCGCAAGGAAATGCCGGAGTTTGATACCCTCATTGCCGAAGGAAATCTGATTCCAATTAAGGAATGGCTTACAGACAAGATCTACCGGTATGGTAGAAGTCGCACACCTTCCGAATTAATTGTTGCCATAACGGGTGAAGAATTGAACCCGGATTATCTGGCTGATTATCTGGAAGCCAAATATGCCGAGATTTACAAGCTGTAG
- a CDS encoding outer spore coat protein CotE has translation MSLSHKHQCREIITKAICGKGRKFSTVTHTVTPPNGPTSILGAWIINHQYEAVSAGDGIEVIGTYDINIWYSYDKNSQTDVAKETVSYVEHVPLSYLDPKHRTSTVEVSADATQEPSCVEATVSAGGSSVIIRVEREFAVELVAETKVCVKVCTDGCGDYEDKDYDFGSADGDYDDLDPDLLDDEL, from the coding sequence ATGTCATTGAGTCATAAACATCAATGTAGAGAGATTATCACGAAGGCGATCTGCGGCAAAGGTCGTAAGTTCTCTACCGTAACACATACCGTGACTCCGCCAAATGGTCCGACAAGTATTTTGGGGGCTTGGATTATCAACCACCAATATGAAGCCGTATCAGCGGGTGACGGAATTGAAGTTATTGGTACTTACGATATCAACATTTGGTATTCCTACGACAAGAATTCTCAGACGGATGTAGCCAAAGAAACGGTCTCGTATGTAGAACATGTACCTTTGTCCTATCTGGACCCGAAACACCGGACTTCCACAGTGGAGGTATCTGCGGATGCAACGCAGGAACCTAGCTGTGTGGAAGCCACAGTATCAGCAGGTGGAAGCAGTGTAATTATCCGGGTAGAACGGGAATTCGCTGTGGAACTTGTTGCCGAAACCAAAGTTTGTGTGAAGGTCTGCACAGATGGTTGCGGTGACTACGAAGACAAGGACTATGACTTTGGCAGTGCCGATGGAGATTATGACGATCTCGATCCCGATCTGCTCGACGATGAGCTGTGA
- a CDS encoding YxcD family protein — translation MVLSMDEIVNAICIHMAERKGVRPTDVNVELSWEEDTGYSAEVWIQGRSQYLVESNMIEAILRYLHSEYNIRAYRENVRLDLDEEITAIVNQ, via the coding sequence ATGGTTCTGAGCATGGATGAAATTGTGAATGCAATCTGTATTCATATGGCAGAACGTAAGGGTGTACGTCCAACCGATGTGAATGTAGAACTGAGTTGGGAAGAAGATACAGGTTATTCCGCTGAAGTTTGGATTCAAGGCCGTAGTCAATATCTGGTGGAGTCCAATATGATTGAAGCGATTCTTCGTTACCTGCACAGTGAATACAACATCCGGGCGTACCGTGAGAATGTACGACTTGATCTGGATGAAGAAATCACAGCGATCGTTAATCAATAA
- a CDS encoding ABC transporter permease: protein MGQLHRNHIQQVARWRHQVLAVQLSMLVCMFLLWEVAGRLRWIDVLLFSYPSKVFAQIGKDIASGELWAHVGVTVGETAVGFLLGTLVGTLLAVLIWWSPFLSKVLDPYMVVFNSMPKVALGPIFIVMFGAGFTAIVMTTLSITVIITTLVVYNSFNEVDPNYIKVIRTFGGDRSEIFTKVVLPASFPAIVSTLKVNVGMAWVGVIVGEFLVAKQGLGYLIIYGFQVFNFTLVLSSLLIIAAVATAMYQLVVYAERKMLAGRR, encoded by the coding sequence ATGGGGCAGCTGCATCGGAATCATATTCAGCAGGTGGCAAGATGGCGACACCAAGTGCTTGCCGTACAGTTATCTATGCTAGTATGTATGTTTTTGCTATGGGAAGTGGCAGGCAGACTCCGTTGGATTGATGTACTGTTATTCAGTTATCCGAGTAAGGTTTTTGCCCAGATTGGCAAGGACATCGCTAGTGGCGAGTTGTGGGCACATGTTGGGGTAACCGTAGGGGAAACGGCAGTTGGTTTTTTACTGGGGACACTGGTGGGAACCTTGCTTGCGGTTTTAATTTGGTGGTCTCCTTTTTTGTCAAAAGTGTTGGACCCCTATATGGTTGTGTTCAACAGTATGCCAAAGGTAGCACTTGGCCCAATCTTTATTGTGATGTTCGGCGCGGGTTTTACAGCGATTGTCATGACCACATTGTCCATCACGGTCATTATCACGACATTAGTGGTGTATAACAGCTTCAATGAAGTGGATCCCAATTATATTAAAGTCATTCGTACGTTTGGTGGAGACCGTTCCGAGATTTTTACAAAAGTTGTATTACCTGCTTCTTTTCCGGCGATTGTATCCACCTTGAAAGTGAACGTTGGCATGGCTTGGGTGGGTGTAATTGTGGGTGAGTTTTTGGTCGCCAAACAAGGGCTCGGTTATCTCATTATCTACGGATTCCAGGTATTCAACTTCACACTTGTATTATCGAGTCTGTTAATTATTGCTGCAGTTGCAACAGCCATGTACCAACTTGTTGTCTATGCAGAACGCAAAATGCTGGCTGGCCGCAGGTGA